A single genomic interval of Dehalococcoidales bacterium harbors:
- a CDS encoding prepilin peptidase, with translation MDAIGIAIFTVLGAVIASFLNVCIDRLPARQSIISPPSHCPSCRHRLAVKDLVPVFSYLGLRGRCRYCRATIPRRILWLEIANAALFGYLYGQYGAGAELGVIASYCCLFIVIMIIDLERGLIPNRIVYPAMIAALLVSVFSVFLPGLAIVPGIKYAAIGGGIGFGIALLVAVLSRGGMGFGDVKMAALMGLVIGYPMIFFTLILSAIIGGVVALVLLITKKKKRREGIPFGPILSIATIVTLLWGSSILNWYLSLF, from the coding sequence ATGGACGCTATCGGCATCGCCATCTTTACCGTACTGGGGGCAGTTATCGCCAGCTTCCTCAACGTCTGCATCGACCGACTGCCCGCCCGGCAGTCGATAATCTCTCCCCCGTCCCACTGCCCGTCCTGCCGGCACCGCCTGGCGGTAAAAGACCTCGTTCCCGTTTTCAGCTACCTGGGACTGCGCGGACGCTGCCGCTACTGCCGGGCGACTATTCCCCGGCGCATTCTCTGGCTGGAGATTGCCAACGCCGCCCTCTTCGGCTACCTCTACGGCCAGTACGGCGCCGGAGCCGAGCTGGGCGTCATCGCCTCTTACTGCTGTTTGTTTATCGTGATTATGATCATCGACCTCGAGCGGGGCCTGATCCCCAACCGTATCGTCTACCCCGCCATGATAGCCGCTCTGCTCGTCAGCGTCTTCAGTGTCTTCCTGCCCGGGCTGGCCATCGTACCCGGGATCAAGTACGCCGCCATCGGCGGCGGCATCGGCTTCGGGATAGCGCTGCTGGTGGCCGTCTTGTCGCGGGGCGGCATGGGCTTCGGCGATGTCAAAATGGCAGCGCTGATGGGCCTTGTTATCGGCTATCCGATGATATTCTTTACCCTGATCCTGAGCGCAATAATCGGCGGTGTGGTCGCCCTGGTCCTGCTAATCACCAAAAAGAAGAAGCGCAGGGAAGGCATCCCCTTCGGCCCCATCCTCTCCATAGCAACCATCGTTACCCTGCTCTGGGGAAGCAGCATCCTCAACTGGTACCTGAGCCTGTTCTAG
- a CDS encoding winged helix-turn-helix domain-containing protein — protein MERRRSSIEVIADMLRLGEAGKTEIMYSANMSYFQLQKYLKFLLELKLIDRVMIGNPVVTYRVTRKGLKLLRHIDNILEILEFKEKDDFQ, from the coding sequence ATGGAACGGCGAAGGTCAAGTATCGAGGTAATAGCCGATATGCTCCGTCTCGGTGAAGCCGGCAAGACGGAAATAATGTACAGCGCCAACATGAGCTACTTCCAGCTGCAGAAATACCTCAAATTCCTGCTGGAGCTGAAGCTCATCGACAGGGTAATGATCGGCAACCCGGTGGTCACCTACAGGGTGACCAGGAAGGGATTAAAGCTGCTGAGGCATATCGATAACATCCTGGAGATACTCGAGTTCAAGGAAAAGGATGACTTCCAGTGA
- a CDS encoding GH3 auxin-responsive promoter family protein, with product MLYIILGIVGFTVIHLFDLVSLKRVPRAKPVVWAAGSGLLVYSLVMICLAPEKLVLPAGLTWLGWGMLALSLPLLIQSLFVGLPFRKTYLTTGVGDRLITTGMYSLTRHPGVIWFTILMLALIPVAGSRLLLLAAPVFIALDILLVTIQDKFIFGRMFDEYESYRRQTPMLLPTRSSLHAFLDSLRKNKNKSISNHGGYTMSKEAELIVQGKNEELWQRCCGFIDLSLAECMSIQRRLLLEQIGLLKKCKLGRSIMRRANPETVDEFRQQVPLTTYSDYEPFLLTRNESALPAKPLFWQHTSGRSGEYPFKWAPVTTRQFEEIQALLFGCLAFSSCKQKGEIAYRRKDKFLYALAPPPYTTGSLIHYAPNEVFDFLPPVKAVEGMSFEDRIRLGFQMALSDGVDLFFALSSVIVALGDRFSQGNGDLDPRMLMGKPKTLLRLLKGVAKSKLARRPLLPRDVWKLKGLIGTGSDSSVFREKIKEMWGRYPLDVYGGTEGIIMATQTWDYQGLSFIPHTNFFEFIPEEESLKAKADPLYQPKTVLLDEVEAGENYELVITSFHGGPFVRYKLGDMIRITALRNERLDIDIPQMEYYARIDNMIDIAGFTRLTERVISQAIENTGLDYEDWTVRKELRAKPVLHLYLELKENGHVTEEEVAVSVHEKLKELDAPYADLETFIGLRPLEVTLLPENTFRSYMIRQQAAGADLAHLKPPHVNLSDSIIDSLINGSLAEPVAQEEDYEETVKRYRMNRRRRQRQPATTKTNK from the coding sequence ATGCTCTATATCATCCTGGGAATAGTCGGTTTTACGGTGATACACCTCTTCGACCTGGTCTCCCTGAAAAGGGTCCCCCGGGCCAAACCTGTCGTCTGGGCAGCGGGCAGCGGCCTGCTGGTCTACTCGCTGGTGATGATATGTCTGGCCCCGGAGAAGCTGGTATTGCCGGCGGGGCTGACCTGGCTGGGCTGGGGAATGCTCGCACTGTCCCTGCCCCTGTTAATACAATCGCTTTTCGTCGGCCTCCCCTTCCGCAAAACATACCTCACCACCGGCGTCGGCGACCGGCTGATAACAACCGGAATGTACTCTCTTACCCGCCACCCGGGGGTAATCTGGTTCACCATCCTGATGCTGGCCCTGATACCGGTGGCAGGATCGAGACTGCTGCTGCTGGCCGCACCGGTTTTCATTGCGCTGGACATCCTGCTGGTGACCATTCAGGACAAATTCATCTTCGGCAGGATGTTCGACGAATACGAAAGCTACCGGCGGCAGACGCCGATGCTGCTCCCAACTCGGAGCAGCCTGCACGCTTTCCTGGATTCCCTGCGCAAAAATAAAAATAAATCAATAAGCAATCACGGAGGTTACACAATGAGCAAAGAAGCAGAACTTATCGTTCAGGGTAAGAACGAAGAGCTATGGCAGCGGTGCTGCGGCTTCATCGACCTGAGCCTGGCGGAATGCATGAGCATCCAGCGGCGGCTGCTGCTGGAGCAGATAGGACTGCTGAAAAAGTGCAAGCTGGGCAGGAGCATCATGCGCCGGGCCAACCCCGAGACCGTGGATGAGTTCCGCCAGCAGGTACCGCTGACCACCTATTCCGATTATGAGCCGTTTCTCCTCACCCGGAATGAGAGCGCCCTGCCGGCGAAACCGCTTTTCTGGCAGCACACTTCGGGCAGGTCCGGTGAATACCCCTTCAAGTGGGCCCCCGTCACCACCCGGCAGTTCGAGGAAATACAGGCGCTGCTGTTCGGCTGTCTGGCCTTCTCCAGCTGCAAGCAAAAGGGCGAAATAGCCTACCGCAGAAAGGACAAGTTTCTCTATGCGCTCGCCCCGCCGCCCTACACCACCGGCTCGCTGATACACTATGCCCCCAACGAGGTCTTTGACTTCCTGCCGCCGGTCAAGGCAGTTGAGGGAATGTCCTTCGAGGACCGGATACGTCTCGGTTTCCAGATGGCCCTATCGGATGGGGTAGACCTCTTCTTCGCCTTATCCAGCGTAATAGTAGCCCTCGGCGACCGCTTCAGCCAGGGAAACGGCGACCTTGATCCAAGAATGCTGATGGGCAAACCGAAGACCCTGCTCAGGCTGCTCAAGGGCGTTGCGAAAAGCAAGCTGGCCCGCCGGCCCCTGCTGCCCCGGGATGTCTGGAAATTGAAAGGCTTGATCGGAACCGGTTCCGACAGCTCCGTATTCCGGGAAAAAATTAAGGAGATGTGGGGCAGATATCCCCTGGACGTCTACGGAGGTACCGAGGGCATTATTATGGCGACCCAGACCTGGGACTATCAGGGATTGAGCTTTATCCCCCACACCAACTTCTTCGAGTTTATTCCCGAGGAAGAGAGCCTGAAAGCTAAAGCCGATCCCCTCTACCAGCCGAAGACGGTGCTGCTGGATGAGGTCGAGGCAGGGGAGAACTACGAGCTGGTAATTACCAGCTTCCACGGCGGTCCCTTTGTCAGATATAAGCTGGGTGATATGATCCGTATCACCGCACTGCGTAACGAACGGCTCGATATCGACATTCCCCAGATGGAATATTACGCCCGCATTGATAATATGATCGACATCGCCGGATTTACCCGGTTAACGGAAAGGGTTATCTCGCAGGCGATAGAGAATACCGGTCTGGACTACGAGGACTGGACAGTACGCAAGGAACTGAGAGCTAAACCGGTACTGCACCTCTACCTGGAGCTTAAGGAGAACGGACACGTTACCGAGGAAGAGGTTGCCGTCTCCGTCCACGAGAAGCTCAAAGAACTGGACGCCCCCTACGCCGACCTAGAAACGTTCATCGGTCTGAGACCCCTGGAGGTCACCCTGCTACCCGAGAATACCTTCAGAAGCTATATGATCCGGCAGCAGGCTGCCGGTGCCGACCTGGCACACCTCAAGCCGCCGCACGTCAACCTCTCCGACAGCATCATAGACTCCCTGATCAACGGGTCTCTGGCCGAGCCGGTAGCACAGGAAGAGGACTACGAAGAGACGGTTAAACGCTACCGGATGAACCGCAGGAGACGCCAGCGCCAGCCTGCGACAACCAAAACAAACAAATGA